One Leishmania panamensis strain MHOM/PA/94/PSC-1 chromosome 24 sequence genomic region harbors:
- a CDS encoding hypothetical protein (TriTrypDB/GeneDB-style sysID: LpmP.24.0480), producing MEQQPQLPAVAQLLQQHQQQCTADTATSARNTNEEAFDSVRQAAVVMFKQRTKDLTRLAQVETQCQAIDAELRHAQMCVTKLVSQQATLDALVEEEQQRTRQRESQLQELHSALLQLDEEHQTNGKRQRSAEAAIGAATAFIRRFTNADGRLFQLLAKANVQTAGRSARELQRLLAEAQQGLVAAEAHREDLMCLPSFSLTAGASPSGDLSYTTAPSLTAVMSANVSTTGVSHALQEWVAKVDWAQHRELADVVQITQQLVAWLSTDGSTQEEGQKAAEVGGASCEWNLPRLSLPTCTEEAVTEEHWFGSPSLLSTTLQAATHSCSSEKVVAEEDGSHGTLQLKGYLMDIDGNMVPNGEAVQHVLQHHLLAPLQAILTYNAHLVAVCAQQHLQLPADAPLLADSVTETQQRWASLYEAWQQWREEVLKTQAATEAATAAETELDAAQATLCALQQHCEEQSHHYASREEEVANLKEAEIGHYTAAWSKGMRTLQAQRNSFCAVSDAISSLTKEVSVLSTALHDDSEQHAHETHALDIALAEQQEQLAVTRQRVAAAKERVAEMEKECAEAQRMQQLVRDQHEVLLSCATRCFQSSSGATGNNDEGTQIRQTASREVRERPAAQCATNVARTLLQSATKFSPTHAAWTERLVELASEADDAAGGDNSGALLTSSVSPFFASLMAHCGDGHAARSESDNKLVLDATAARLAMQDAVARLRLPSDLFLDDDVVDTGLLAQMPYIRTSIHAEHAIRASVEEHRLFMCDAAAEISLLRSELATVEE from the coding sequence atggagcagcagccgcaactCCCAGCCGTtgcccagctgctgcagcaacatcagcagcagtgcacggcAGACACGGCGACAAGCGCACGGAACACGAACGAAGAGGCCTTCGACTCAGTGCGGCAGGCAGCCGTGGTGATGTTCAAGCAGCGGACCAAAGACCTCACTCGACTCGCGCAGGTGGAAACGCAGTGTCAGGCCATTGACGCAGAACTGCGCCACGCCCAGATGTGCGTGACAAAACTTGTCTCACAACAAGCGACACTCGATGCCCTtgtagaggaggagcagcagcgcactcgcCAGCGAGAGAGTCAACTACAGGAGCTACACAGTGCTCTTCTACAGCTGGACGAAGAACACCAGACGAACGGTAAGCGGCAGCGGTCCGCAGAGGCCGCGATCGGTGCAGCGACTGCGTTCATTCGGAGGTTTACCAACGCGGACGGGCGCCTCTTCCAGCTGCTCGCCAAAGCAAATGTGCAAACCGCAGGCCGCAGCGCGCGGGAACTACAACGGCTTCTGGCGGAGGCTCAGCAGGGACTCGTGGCCGCAGAGGCGCATCGTGAAGACCTCATGTGTTTGCCTTCTTTCTCGCTCACCGCTGGGGCCTCCCCGAGCGGCGATTTGAGCTACACAACGGCACCCTCTTTGACGGCAGTTATGTCCGCCAATGTCTCCACTACGGGCGTGTCGCACGCACTGCAGGAGTGGGTGGCCAAGGTGGACTGGGCCCAGCACCGAGAGCTTGCCGACGTTGTGCAAATTACGCAGCAGCTTGTGGCGTGGCTTTCCACGGATGGCAGCACTCAAGAGGAAGGACAGAAGGCAGCTGAGGTTGGAGGAGCCTCGTGTGAGTGGAACTTGCCGCGGCTGTCGCTTCCAACATGTACCGAAGAGGCCGTGACGGAGGAGCACTGGTTTGGGTCACcgtcgcttctctccacgACTTTACAAGCCGCTACTCACAGCTGCAGTTCTGAGAAGGTGGTGGCTGAAGAAGACGGTTCGCATGGAACCCTTCAGCTTAAAGGGTACCTGATGGACATCGATGGCAACATGGTTCCGAACGGCGAAGCCGTGCAGcatgtcctgcagcaccacctaCTTGCACCACTCCAGGCGATACTGACGTACAACGCACATCTTGTAGCTGTgtgtgcacagcagcacctgcagctccCTGCAGATGCGCCATTGCTCGCCGACTCCGTCACCGAaacacagcagcggtgggcatCCCTCTACGAggcgtggcagcagtggcgggaAGAGGTGCTGAAGACGCAGGCTGCCACCGAAgctgccacagccgcagAGACGGAGCTGGACGCGGCCCAGGCAACACTTTGCGCACTGCAGCAACACTGTGAAGAGCAGTCTCACCACTACGCATCCCGCGAGGAAGAAGTGGCGAACTTGAAGGAAGCAGAGATCGGCCACTACACAGCGGCGTGGTCAAAGGGAATGCGCACGTTGCAAGCGCAGCGCAACTCGTTCTGCGCCGTCTCGGATGCCATTTCTTCACTGACAAAAGAAGTGTCAGTTCTGTCTACCGCCTTGCATGATGACTCCGAGCAACACGCGCACGAGACCCACGCGCTCGATATTGCCTTGGCCGAACAGCAAGAGCAACTCGCCGTgacgcggcagcgcgtggcaGCCGCCAAGGAGAGGGTTGCGGAGATGGAGAAAGAgtgcgcagaggcgcagcgcatgcagcagctggtgcgaGATCAACatgaggtgctgctgtcgtgcgCCACAAGGTGCTTTCAATCCTCCTCCGGCGCTACCGGGAACAATGACGAGGGCACGCAGATCCGTCAGACCGCATCCAGAGAGGTCCGTGAGCGTCCGGCTGCTCAGTGTGCAACAAACGTTGCACGGACGCTCCTGCAGTCGGCCACAAAATTCTCCCCAACGCACGCAGCATGGACGGAGCGTCTCGTGGAACTGGCATCGGAGGCAGATGACGCTGCAGGGGGAGacaacagcggcgctctTCTCACCTCGTCCGTGTCGCCGTTCTTTGCCAGTCTGATGGCCCACTGTGGTGACGGTCACGCTGCTCGCAGCGAATCGGACAACAAACTCGTACTCGATGCGACGGCAGCTCGGTTGGCTATGCAGGACGCGGTCGCACGTCTGCGCCTCCCAAGCGACCTCTTTctcgacgacgacgttgtCGACACGGGGCTTTTGGCTCAAATGCCGTACATTCGCACATCGATCCACGCAGAACACGCCATCCGCGCGAGTGTTGAAGAGCACCGCCTGTTCATgtgcgacgcggcggcagaaatttctctcctccgcagcgAGCTGGCCACCGTGGAGGAGTGA
- a CDS encoding hypothetical protein (TriTrypDB/GeneDB-style sysID: LpmP.24.0460), whose product MSARATTCTCVASDINVTSASLTTAAGVAAAPSAQPSTSPAQIEQLRQKLSSSLHCQPELRDLLGLCAESNAWTAEEATQRPDMITTIELFLLQVPRIPLVQFFPNLVTVKLMSIGLESMASLASLAHVEELWLSDNNICVIEGLDTMTRLRRLYLQGNRIGSLNGLPPLRHLRELWLSRNRLSALTHLTSLRKLRSLYVSANPLESLENAFSKDMSHLHEVNLSGCHLSSITEVRHLQQLSCLRSLWLLDPLFGDNPICHLNNYATLIISMLGSLDSLDGVVVTSAQRSAVESVLRKKQLYYAMRAQMLDTQITLLARHAETFALCHIQDSRNALRKLKSCVQPLEHERAERAIYHLEEKLGTGSSRGSLCRVTADEGKSGDDSAEAPLDVPMATLEALARQLSRAVDTREVQERMTMLRLSEATHAAKAQAQLLKERFAVELHTAGNVRLENLSPDHEVYVAAVEMMQERFDSALFNERFGIAGVEVTCVRRIVNRGLRVRFDERVKELRVDLSNPQLRSRFVGLFGIVPVTQQGQSACLQHVLLNGTTARLAAPRGDGKKSSAVSQADSTLCQHVPAEEGIPLTNSLFYADEERLLSCGAAARGMSRDCDAAPLVSHQSFGAATLPSESEASPPFGGQVVVYRVYLGKTVHALGGGAGSAISPPASFLQQNGRVWCKDYSADTCAAYRLLPSAAAATAPAGESGSASAQPLPSSYMWYCFDRALLLPDCVVDYTYSLQATHPSQPQRSPTPTVGGALGMSQAAALALLNGLPPSAAVGYVASSADADDRQRSGKQTDIIEDVLRCAEPLLKFIHWCGSPSKQARCRGTASHKNTLQYVAELETNDALASVHKALGKTRMARLLQNSARDDSAGGGEAQSSDANSTSAANPLQARHVEEYAAQMGVSGTPLMLCVLRSRGITAILQNFAAPLCSSITALDLAYNRIASVSWVALAKEAPQLQRLNLSGNILSRLHLDGSSLPSLRVLDVSDNKLVDVTDFSSIRTAAEALEELLVHGNPFLQHADGQEAEARLWLYLLPPSTSIMAMAAGGSPAIVKLNAQSLGTYPGTLAAQRFRRASLLPGGLPTSYMSCVTACLVKSVQRDEELSCASTGVFSVDYNTTYESSFEQAAAQLEQLTAAGELEAHLRVECALHAALDEARPRLTNTTIDDRNLPLSPSLLSCLNECHTFRWSRGLLDDPSGLVDLLPNLCCLTLRGQALTDVHPLLHLRGLESLNLAENHITQLPCLAELKALRELVLDFNELTALPLALGPLPTLRMLSASGNKIVHVDVNLFLKCTTCAGSHDTTSLPAATPQLVALHLMYNGIADMNVIYALRDVPSLLILNVTGNPCTVPHGATNDDNEVRPYLIHAFPQLKMLDGIPISPAEVAKSREVYAGKINSDLLIERARGPPETWASVRSLNLSHSSLKEVNLLERFVSLEVLHLQHNLLVSVLGVEMLRELTALDLSHNRLGSAPWRGSTGGALSTNGVAATSPAALGDTLAHLKLLQSLSLEANQLTDLSTLKLRFPHLKFLNVRSNELQHIQRGLEHLPELRELLLDQNKLRGLSTDAFAANKKLVILSAENNTLRSVEGLQRCGSLEQLRLGANRLGELNALLHDLEACPLKAAVFVGNPIARKTNYRAMVIMRFAQLTDLDRRVVTPEERDKAASARVTELVAPPNVVIDMNYFAGMGAASAGLPGLPSQSGLKVNGGAAFSSRGRGAVPLPNGAAVNRSPSQPQLVGMRAVFVPNKQGGATDRLVVNQRIRPYRR is encoded by the coding sequence atGTCCGCGCGAGCAACAACGTGCACCTGCGTGGCCTCTGATATCAATGTTACCTCGGCGAGCctgacgacggcagcaggagtggccgcagcaccttcggCTCagccctccacctccccggCTCAGATCGAGCAACTCCGGCAGAAACTGTCGTCAAGCCTGCACTGCCAGCCGGAGTTACGGGACCTGCTCGGCCTTTGTGCGGAGAGTAATGCATGGACGGCCGAGGAGGCGACTCAGCGGCCGGACATGATTACCACCATCgagctcttcctcctccaggTACCCCGTATTCCCCTCGTACAGTTCTTTCCTAACCTGGTGACGGTAAAATTGATGAGCATCGGTCTGGAGTCGATGGCCAGCTTAGCCTCACTCGCCCATGTTGAAGAGCTGTGGCTGTCTGACAACAACATCTGCGTAATCGAGGGATTGGACACCATGACGAGGCTGCGGCGCCTGTACCTGCAGGGCAATCGCATCGGGTCGCTCAAtgggctgccgccgctgcgccacctacGCGAGCTGTGGCTGTCGCGCAATCGCTTATCCGCTCTCAcccacctcacctctcttcgAAAGCTGCGCTCGCTCTACGTGTCCGCCAACCCTCTGGAGAGTCTCGAGAACGCTTTCTCGAAGGACATGTCACACTTACACGAAGTGAACCTGAGCGGGTGTCACCTCAGCTCCATCACCGAGgtccgccacctccagcagctctccTGTCTGCGGAGTTTGTGGCTGCTCGACCCGCTCTTTGGCGATAACCCGATCTGCCACCTCAACAACTATGCCACCCTGATCATCTCCATGCTGGGCTCCCTCGACAGCctcgacggcgtcgtcgtcacaTCGGCGCAACGCTCAGCCGTGGAGTCCGTGCTGCGCAAAAAACAGCTCTACTACGCCATGCGGGCACAGATGCTGGACACCCAAATCACACTCCTCGCGCGTCACGCCGAGACCTTTGCGCTTTGTCACATCCAAGACTCCAGGAACGCGCTGCGGAAGTTGAAGTCCTGCGTACAGCCACTGGAGCACGAGCGAGCGGAGCGAGCCATCTATCACCTGGAGGAAAAgctcggcaccggcagcagcaggggttCGCTCTGCCGAGTGACGGCGGACGAAGGCAAGAGCGGCGACGACTCTGCCGAGGCCCCGCTTGACGTACCGATGGCAACCCTTGAGGCCCTCGCCCGGCAGCTGTCTCGTGCGGTCGACACCCGCGAAGTGCAGGAGCGCATGACGATGCTGAGGCTGTCGGAGGCCACACACGCGGCAAaagcgcaggcgcagctgctgaaggagcgtTTTGCCGTGGAACTACACACAGCCGGCAATGTCCGCCTCGAGAACCTCTCGCCAGATCACGAGGTGTACGTTGCTGCCGTAGAAATGATGCAGGAGCGCTTCGACAGCGCACTATTCAACGAGCGCTTTGGAATTgcgggggtggaggtgacgTGCGTGCGGCGCATTGTCAACCGTGGTCTTCGTGTGCGCTTTGATGAGCGGGTGAAAGAGCTACGCGTTGACTTGTCGAACCCccagctgcgcagccgcttcGTGGGCTTGTTTGGTATTGTGCCCGTGACCCAGCAGGGCCAGAGCGCTTGCCTgcagcacgtgctgctgaACGGAACGACGGCGCGCCTCGCAGCGCCACGCGGGGACGGCAAGAAAAGCAGTGCCGTAAGCCAGGCGGACAGCACGCTGTGCCAGCACGTGCCCGCAGAGGAAGGCATTCCCCTTACGAACAGCCTTTTCTACGCCGATGAGGAGCGTCTGTTGAGCTGCGGGGCCGCCGCTCGTGGAATGAGCCGCGACtgtgacgcagcgccgctcgtCTCGCACCAGAGCTTTGGAGCTGCCACGTTGCCAAGCGAGAGTGAGGCGAGCCCGCCGTTCGGCGGGCAGGTTGTGGTATATCGCGTGTACCTTGGAAAGACGGTGCACgccctcggcggcggcgcagggaGCGCCATCTCGCCGCCCGCCTCCTTCCTGCAGCAAAACGGACGGGTGTGGTGCAAAGACTACAGCGCCGACACCTGCGCTGCCTACCGTCTCCTGccgagcgccgctgccgccaccgccccagCAGGTGAGAGCGGGAGTGCCAGCGCCCagccgttgccgtcgtcatACATGTGGTACTGCTTTGACcgcgctcttctcctgccaGACTGCGTTGTGGATTACACGTATAGCTTGCAAGCCACCCATCCCTCACAACCCCAGAGGTCACCCACTCCCACAGTTGGTGGAGCGTTGGGGATGAGTCAGGCAGCGGCTCTGGCGTTACTCAACGGGCTCCCaccgtcggcggcggtggggtaCGTAGCGAGCAGTGCTGACGCGGACGACagacagcgcagcggcaagcagACAGACATCATCGAGGATGTCCTACGCTGCGCCGAGCCGCTGTTGAAGTTCATTCACTGGTGCGGTTCGCCTAGCAAGCAAGCGCGGTGCCGCGGAACTGCCTCGCACAAGAACACCTTGCAGTATGTAGCTGAATTGGAGACGAACGACGCTCTGGCGAGTGTTCATAAGGCGCTGGGGAAAACTCGCATGGCGCGTCTGCTGCAAAACAGTGCGAGGGACGACAGTGCgggcggaggcgaagctcAAAGCAGTGACGccaacagcaccagcgccgcaaACCCCTTACAGGCACGACATGTAGAGGAGTACGCGGCACAGATGGGCGTAAGCGGAACGCCCCTGATGTTatgtgtgctgcgcagcagaggcatcACAGCCATCTTGCAGAATTTTGCTGCGCCCCTCTGTTCATCCATCACAGCATTGGACCTGGCGTACAACCGTATCGCTTCAGTCTCGTGGGTCGCCTTGGCCAAGGAggcgccacagctgcagcgactcaaCCTTAGCGGCAATATCCTGTcgcgcctccacctcgacgGCAGCTCTTTGCCCTCCCTGCGAGTGCTGGACGTAAGCGACAACAAACTCGTGGATGTGACGGACTTCTCGTCGATCCGCACagctgcggaggcgctggaggagcttcTCGTACACGGCAACCCGTTCCTGCAACACGCCGACGGGCAGGAGGCTGAGGCGCGCCTGTGGCTGTATTTGCTTCCACCGTCAACCTCAATTATGGCGATGGCCGCAGGCGGCAGCCCGGCCATTGTGAAGCTCAACGCGCAGTCCCTCGGCACGTACCCCGGAACCCTGGCTGCCCAGCGATTTCGCCgtgcctctctgctgccaGGAGGACTCCCAACGTCGTACATGTCCTGCGTCACCGCCTGCCTTGTGAAGTCCGTTCAGCGAGACGAAGAGCTCAGCTGCGCGTCCACCGGCGTCTTCTCCGTAGACTACAACACTACATACGAGAGTTCATTCGagcaggcggcagcacaacTAGAGCAGCTGACGGCAGCAGGTGAACTAGAAGCGCACCTCCGCGTGGAATGCGCCCTCCACGCAGCCCTCGACGAAgcccgcccccgcctcacCAACACAACAATCGACGACAGAAatctgccgctgtcgccgtcaTTACTGTCGTGCTTAAATGAGTGTCACACGTTCCGCTGGAGCCGCGGCCTGCTGGACGACCCCAGCGGACTCGTGGACCTCTTGCCAAATCTCTGCTGCTTGACGCTGCGTGGCCAGGCACTGACAGATGTGCATCCCCTCCTTCACTTGCGCGGGCTCGAATCCCTCAACCTGGCGGAGAACCATATCACCCAGCTACCATGCCTGGCGGAACtcaaggcgctgcgcgagttAGTACTGGACTTCAATGAGCTAACGGCTCTCCCGCTGGCTCTGGGGCCTTTGCCGACGCTTCGCATGCTCAGCGCCTCTGGCAATAAAATTGTGCACGTTGACGTCAACCTCTTTCTGAAGTGCACCACGTGCGCTGGCTCACATGACACTACCTCCCTtccagcggcgacgccgcagctCGTGGCGCTGCATCTCATGTACAACGGCATCGCTGATATGAACGTCATTTACGCCCTCCGTGATGTGCCCTCGCTGCTAATCTTAAACGTCACGGGCAACCCCTGCACGGTCCCCCACGGCGCCAccaacgacgacaacgaaGTGCGGCCGTACCTCATTCATGCGTTTCCACAGCTGAAGATGCTGGACGGCATCCCCATCTCGCCTGCGGAGGTGGCCAAGTCGCGCGAGGTGTACGCTGGCAAAATTAACAGCGACCTTCTCATTGAGCGCGCTCGCGGTCCTCCAGAGACGTGGGCGTCAGTGCGCAGCCTAAACCTCTCGCACAGCTCACTCAAGGAGGTCAATCTGCTGGAACGCTTCGTGTCGCTCGAGGTGCTTCATCTGCAACACAACTTACTCGTGAGCGTCCTTGGGGTGGAAATGCTCAGAGAGCTGACGGCACTGGACCTGTCGCACAACCGACTTGGTTCGGCGCCGTGGCGCGGCTCCACCGGTGGTGCACTCAGCACCAACGGGGTGGCCGCGACGTCTCCGGCGGCATTGGGCGACACACTCGCGCACCTCAAGCTCCTCCAGTCGCTTTCCCTGGAGGCAAACCAACTCACCGACCTCAGCACACTGAAGCTGCGCTTTCCGCACCTGAAGTTTCTCAATGTGCGCAGCaacgagctgcagcacattCAACGCGGGTTAGAACATctgccggagctgcgcgagctgctgctggaccagAACAAGCTGCGCGGCCTCTCCACTGATGCCTTTGCCGCAAACAAGAAGCTCGTAATTCTGTCTGCAGAGAACAACACCTTGCGCTCTGTCGAagggctgcagcggtgcgggtcgctggagcagctgcgccttgggGCGAACCGCCTGGGCGAACTGAATGCGTTGCTGCATGACCTGGAGGCTTGCCCTTTGAAAGCCGCTGTGTTCGTTGGCAATCCTATCGCGCGCAAGACCAACTACCGTGCAATGGTGATCATGCGCTTTGCGCAGCTAACAGACCTCGACCGGCGCGTCGTGACACCGGAAGAGCGGGACAAGGCCGCCTCGGCCCGCGTGACGGAGTTGGTAGCGCCGCCTAATGTGGTGATCGACATGAACTACTTTGCCGGCATGGGAGCTGCGTCAGCAGGATTGCCAGGGCTGCCGTCGCAGAGCGGGCTCAAGGtgaacggcggcgcagctttcTCTTCGCGCGGCCGAGGAGCCGTTCCGCTGCCCAACGGAGCGGCGGTGAATCGCAGCCCCTCCCAACCGCAGTTGGTGGGCATGCGTGCCGTATTTGTGCCAAACAAGCAGGGCGGGGCCACTGATCGACTTGTCGTGAACCAGCGCATTCGGCCCTACCGTCGTTGA
- a CDS encoding hypothetical protein (TriTrypDB/GeneDB-style sysID: LpmP.24.0470) — protein sequence MDKAKTLEVLRGMKFMQRKEEAKRRAAFEVAQREEIERQLLNPGTDSSGVSRGTSDGGPSVLRHSRGDGPARATVLYDDSFPAHAYGLSRRSFTETLAGGGAALITENLGDTGANLVEGAIESEILLRNVGEAPTLADAALDHSDVSSDEVEDLWGGEDAKGGVSDPTAIPDRRLQGGERTRTRRGDGDPHARSDGRFVVKSSVRAPKLPRRLQESVEEHKRQRKRNRTEAEDDVYM from the coding sequence ATGGACAAGGCAAAGACGCTGGAGGTTCTTCGAGGCATGAAGTTCATGCagcgcaaggaggaggcgaagcggcgcgccgcctttGAGGTTGCCCAGCGGGAAGAAAttgagcggcagctgctaaACCCCGGTacggacagcagcggcgtgagCAGGGGTACCAGTGACGGCGGCCCCTCTGTGCTTAGACACAGTCGCGGTGACGGACCAGCCAGGGCGACCGTCTTGTACGATGATTCCTTccccgcacacgcatacgGGCTGTCACGACGCAGTTTTACCGAGACGctcgccggcggtggtgcggctcTGATCACCGAGAACCTCGGCGACACAGGCGCGAATCTGGTAGAGGGCGCCATAGAATCGGAGATTTTGCTCAGGAACGTCGGCGAGGCTCCAACGTTAGCGGACGCCGCTCTGGACCACAGCGACGTCTCAAGTGACGAAGTGGAAGACCTGTGGGGCGGTGAGGACGCCAAAGGTGGAGTGAGTGACCCCACAGCGATCCCTGACAGACGACTTCAAGGTGGTGAGAGGACTCGCACCCGccgaggcgacggcgacccacacgcgcgcagtgATGGCAGGTTCGTTGTGAAGTCGTCGGTGCGCGCCCCAAAGCTGCCGAGGCGTCTTCAGGAAAGCGTTGAGGAGCACAAGCGACAGCGGAAGCGGAATCGCACGGAGGCGGAAGACGATGTGTACATGTAA